A single window of Salvelinus namaycush isolate Seneca unplaced genomic scaffold, SaNama_1.0 Scaffold716, whole genome shotgun sequence DNA harbors:
- the LOC120042575 gene encoding NLR family CARD domain-containing protein 3-like has product MKSDFSMHHPIHFSDGSGTFDPSGWSTLPEDQSRCAVCEQVLRDPVSITCGHRFCRQCITRYWEKPAPSGDYDCPQCRKRSRTRPLLQHLTEPNDARGSVNHKDSLIRRYECVIEGIETAGNQTPLNRIYTELYITEGESEGVNNEHEVWQLETASRTPTSHDTAIHCNDIFKPLPGQERSIRTVLTKGIAGIGKTVSVQKFILDWAEGKANQDVEIIFVLPFRELNLIKDLQYSLLRLLNDFHTELDIDNAEKLTACKAMFIFDGLDESRLPLDFQHNEKVSDVTQTSSVDVLLTNLIKGNLLPSALLWITSRPAATNQIPPKCVDQVTEVRGFNDPQKEEYFRKRFSDEDLASRIISHIKTSRSLHIMCHIPVFCWISAIVLEYMLSTDKRREMPTTLTEMSIHFLLIQTSLKNQKYHGRDEMDQEELMESDKEVLLKLGKLAFENLEKGNLMFYEEDLKECGIDVKEASVYSGVCTQIFKEESVLFQRVVYCFVHLSIQEFLSAVYMYHCYTTKNMDALKPFLKRKSRAASEELTLDELLKSTVDKALESKNGHLDLFVRFLHGMSLESNQKLLRGLVTQTESSPERVQKTIRSLKVMQRKNISPERCINLFHCLIEMKDHSVQEEIQAYLRSEKRSKNLSLAHCSALAYMLQISEEVLEVFNLKEYKTSEEGRRRLLPAVRGCRKAL; this is encoded by the exons atgaagagtgacttctCTATGCATCATCCTATACATTTTAGTGATGGATCAGGGACCTTTGACCCCAG tggatggtctactctgccaGAGGATCAGTCCAGGTGTGCAGTGTGTGAGCAGGTTCTGAGGGATCCAGTCTCTATCACCTGTGGACACAGGTTCTGCAGACAGTGCATCACCAGATACTGGGAGAAACCTGCTCCTTCAGGAGACTATGACTGTCCTCAGTGTAGAAAGAGATCCAGGACACGTCCTCTACTACAGCACCTGACTGAACCCAATGATGCAAGAGGCTCTGTAAACCATAAAGACAGTCTGATAAGGAGGTATGAATGTGTGATAGAAGGCATCGAAACAGCAGGGAACCAAACTCCCCTCAACAGGatttacacagagctctacatcacagaaggagagagtgaaggggtTAACAATGAACATGAGGTGTGGCAGCTAGAGACAGCATCCAGGACGCCAACCTCACATGACACAGCAATCCACTGCAATGACATCTTTAAACCCTTACCTGGCCAAGAGAGAAgcatcagaactgtgctgacgaAGGGCATCGCTGGCATCGGAAAAactgtctctgtgcagaagttcatccTAGACTGGGCTGAAGGGAAGGCAAACCAAGATGTGGAGATCATATTTGTGCTTCCTTTCCGGGAGCTGAACTTGATCAAAGATCTCCAGTACAGTCTTCTCAGACTTTTAAATGACTTCCACACAgaactagacatagacaatgcAGAGAAACTCACTGCCTGTAAAGCtatgttcatctttgatggtttGGATGAAAGCAGACTTCCATTGGATTTCCAGCACAATGAAAAGGTGTCTGATGTCACCCAGACATCATCTgttgatgttctgctgacaaacctcatcaaggggaatctgcttccctctgctctcctatGGATAACCTCCCGACCAGCAGCAACCAATCAGATCCCCCCtaagtgtgttgaccaggtgacagaggtacgagggttcaatgacccacagaaggaggagtacttcaggaagagattcagtgatgaggacctggccagcagaatcatctcacacataaagacatcaaggagcctccacatcatgtgccacattccagtcttctgttggatttctgcaatagtTCTTGAATACATGTTGAGTacagacaagaggagagagatgcccacgactctgactgagatgtccATACACTTCCTGCTCATTCAGACCAGCCTGAAGAACCAGAAGTATCATGGAAGAGATGAGATGGATCAAGAGGAGCTCATGGAGTCAGATAAGGAAGTTCTTCTGAAGCTGGGGAAGCTGGCGTTTGAAAATCTGGAGAAGGGTAATCTCAtgttctatgaagaagacctgaaagagtgtggcattgatgtcaaagaagcctcagtgtactcaggagtgTGCACACAAATCTTTAAAGAAGAGTCTGTGTTATTTCAGAGAgtggtgtactgctttgttcatctgagcattcaggagtttctctCAGCTGTCTACATGTACCATTGTTACACAACCAAGAACATGGATGCACTGAAGCCCTTCCTCAAGAGAAAGTCTAGAGCCGCGTCTGAAGAGCTAACCTTGGATGAGCTGCTGAAGAGTACCGTGGATAAAGCCTTGGAGAGTAAGAATGGACACCTGGACCTTTTTGTCCGCTTCCTTCATGGCAtgtcactggagtccaatcagaaacTCCTACGAGGTCTGGTGACACAGACAGAAAGCAGTCCAGAGAGGGTCCAGAAAACAATCCGATCACTTAAGGTGATGCAGAGGAAGAACATCTCCCCTGAGAGGTGCATCAATCTCTTCCACTGTCTGATAGAGATGAAAGACCATTCAGTACAGGAGGAAATCCAAGCGTACTTGAGGTCAGAGAAGAGATCCAAAAACCTCTCCCTTGCTCACTGCTCAGCGCTGGCCTACATGCTGCAGATATCAGAGGAGGTTCTGGAGGTGTTTAACCTGAAGGAATACAAGACATCAGAGGAGGGTCGTAGGAGACTGCTCCCAGCTGTGAGAGGCTGCAGGAAAGCTCTGTAA